A portion of the Longimicrobiales bacterium genome contains these proteins:
- a CDS encoding MiaB/RimO family radical SAM methylthiotransferase codes for MRVYYHTFGCKANQYDTERMRQEIEARGALTVRDRAEADVVVVNTCTVTNQADAEARRFIRRLQRERPGQSVIVAGCSAALREPEYREMPGVVDVVPGHDPMLVATTLTRAAPESSGLIQIEVRTSLDRMHAEPIGGELLRTRAGAARGWLKVQDGCDRKCSFCATRLARGTSRSRPTVDVVAEARLLAQSHAELVITGIHIGHYGLDFPEGSSLSTLCAELLDSVPDVRFRLGSVEATEIDDLLLDLLATSGGRLTPHLHMPLQSGADPVLRLMRRWHSRAQYRERALQIAERVAPLGLGADVITGFPGETDEDHASTRALIEELPFTYLHVFPYSPRRDTHATSLPNPVPQRISGDRARELREIALEKGIQYRRGRVGSKATVVVEGDGGTGLTEDYLRIGVGEPGDAAPQERAVVKGTLLAEGAHLYIDLPRHPSRISS; via the coding sequence GTGCGCGTCTACTATCACACGTTCGGCTGCAAGGCCAATCAGTACGACACCGAACGGATGCGTCAGGAGATCGAGGCCCGTGGTGCCTTGACCGTCAGAGATCGGGCGGAAGCCGATGTCGTGGTGGTCAACACGTGCACGGTCACGAACCAGGCAGACGCTGAGGCCAGGCGGTTCATCCGGCGACTACAGCGTGAGCGACCAGGCCAGAGCGTCATCGTGGCGGGTTGTTCTGCCGCTCTGCGCGAGCCGGAGTACAGGGAGATGCCGGGTGTCGTAGATGTCGTGCCGGGGCATGATCCCATGCTCGTTGCCACCACGCTCACCCGAGCGGCCCCGGAGTCCAGCGGGCTCATTCAAATCGAGGTCCGCACATCTCTCGACCGTATGCATGCCGAACCCATTGGTGGGGAACTTCTTCGCACCCGGGCTGGCGCCGCCCGAGGATGGCTCAAGGTTCAGGACGGGTGCGACCGGAAGTGTTCATTTTGCGCCACGAGGCTGGCCCGCGGCACGTCTCGTTCAAGACCCACAGTCGACGTCGTCGCGGAGGCTCGTCTGTTGGCTCAGTCGCATGCCGAGCTCGTCATCACCGGGATCCACATCGGCCATTATGGACTGGATTTCCCCGAGGGCTCATCGCTGTCAACGCTTTGTGCAGAGCTACTCGATTCGGTCCCCGACGTGCGCTTTCGGCTTGGCAGTGTGGAGGCTACTGAGATCGACGATTTGCTGCTCGATCTGCTCGCGACCTCAGGTGGCCGGCTGACTCCACACCTCCACATGCCACTGCAGAGCGGAGCAGACCCAGTCCTCCGCCTCATGCGGAGATGGCATAGTCGAGCGCAGTATCGCGAGCGAGCTCTTCAGATCGCCGAGCGTGTCGCACCCCTCGGGCTCGGTGCTGATGTGATCACAGGGTTTCCCGGCGAGACGGATGAGGATCACGCGTCGACGCGGGCACTGATCGAAGAGCTGCCGTTCACCTATCTCCATGTCTTTCCTTACTCGCCGCGTCGAGATACACACGCGACCTCCCTCCCGAACCCGGTTCCCCAGCGGATTTCTGGAGATCGTGCTCGTGAACTCCGGGAAATCGCCCTTGAGAAGGGAATACAGTACCGACGCGGGCGAGTAGGGTCGAAGGCGACCGTGGTCGTAGAGGGTGACGGAGGTACTGGGTTAACCGAGGACTACCTGCGAATTGGGGTGGGAGAGCCGGGCGACGCCGCTCCTCAGGAACGAGCTGTGGTGAAGGGAACCCTGCTTGCAGAGGGTGCTCATCTGTATATTGATCTGCCCCGCCATCCATCCCGTATTTCGTCATGA
- the purQ gene encoding phosphoribosylformylglycinamidine synthase subunit PurQ produces MKVAVVTFPGSNCDYDLYKAVQQVGGDPTFVWHRERGLSEYDAVLLPGGFSYGDYLRAGAIARMSPIMEDVVPFANAGGPVLGICNGFQILCEAGLLPGALVRNDILRFASHDVILRVERPDTLFTSDYTSGQTLRIPIAHGEGNYEADRTTLQVLEAQGRIIFRYVDARGEPSDDANPNGSWHNIAGITNEGGNVLGMMPHPERAMEELLGSTDGIGLFTSMMSGLPAAT; encoded by the coding sequence ATGAAGGTCGCGGTCGTCACCTTTCCGGGCTCAAACTGCGATTACGATCTTTACAAAGCGGTGCAGCAGGTCGGCGGAGATCCTACGTTTGTCTGGCACCGGGAGCGCGGCCTATCCGAGTACGATGCAGTCCTGCTGCCTGGTGGATTTTCGTACGGAGATTACCTGCGCGCAGGTGCAATCGCCCGCATGAGCCCGATCATGGAGGACGTGGTTCCTTTCGCGAACGCCGGAGGCCCCGTCCTCGGCATCTGCAATGGCTTCCAGATCCTGTGCGAAGCCGGTCTCCTGCCTGGCGCGCTGGTACGAAACGATATCCTTCGTTTTGCCAGCCACGATGTCATACTTCGCGTTGAGCGCCCCGACACGCTGTTCACGAGTGACTACACATCTGGTCAGACGCTCCGCATCCCCATCGCGCACGGCGAGGGGAACTACGAAGCGGATAGGACCACGCTCCAGGTCCTGGAGGCTCAGGGTCGGATCATCTTCCGCTACGTCGACGCACGGGGAGAGCCGTCGGATGACGCGAATCCGAACGGCTCGTGGCACAACATCGCGGGCATTACGAACGAGGGCGGCAACGTCCTGGGAATGATGCCCCACCCCGAGCGCGCCATGGAAGAGCTTCTCGGCTCCACCGACGGGATTGGACTCTTTACCTCGATGATGTCCGGTCTCCCGGCAGCCACGTGA
- the pssA gene encoding CDP-diacylglycerol--serine O-phosphatidyltransferase, which yields MIILPSAFTLGNLFFGIYAIVSASRGDFMWAGWCIVFAGVLDVLDGRVARFTKTGSDFGAELDSLVDAISFGVAPGYIMFALFFADTQWSWMLSFAYVAAVVVRLARFNIEQDSEAKRYFHGLPSPASGILLASYYPFSQTGWYASYVSDFPWQQIAGIGMVLLGVLLVSHVPYAKMPKIGLRSPRGISNTVVVFGGVFLAVAVPQYYFFTSLLLYVMWGLVKSVLLGFLDRPPKGDPLLAVDEAEASAEVRDMDYGDLGPRNANDIHLRINQDHIDTDPDQGLEEPA from the coding sequence GTGATCATCCTGCCCTCGGCGTTTACGCTCGGCAACTTGTTCTTCGGGATCTACGCGATCGTATCGGCATCCCGCGGCGACTTCATGTGGGCAGGTTGGTGCATCGTCTTCGCGGGGGTCCTGGATGTTCTGGATGGCAGGGTCGCCCGTTTCACGAAGACCGGATCGGATTTCGGCGCCGAGCTGGATTCACTGGTCGACGCGATCTCCTTCGGTGTGGCCCCCGGCTACATCATGTTCGCGCTCTTCTTCGCGGACACACAGTGGAGCTGGATGCTCTCTTTCGCCTATGTGGCTGCGGTCGTCGTTCGTCTCGCCCGCTTCAACATCGAGCAGGACAGCGAAGCGAAACGGTACTTCCACGGGCTCCCTTCCCCGGCTTCCGGGATACTCCTGGCTTCGTACTACCCCTTCAGCCAGACCGGCTGGTACGCCAGCTACGTCTCAGACTTCCCTTGGCAGCAGATCGCCGGAATCGGGATGGTCTTGCTCGGGGTCCTGCTGGTAAGCCACGTCCCATACGCAAAAATGCCCAAGATCGGGCTGCGCTCCCCACGGGGTATCAGCAACACGGTCGTCGTATTCGGTGGCGTCTTTCTCGCCGTGGCTGTGCCACAGTACTACTTCTTCACGTCTCTTCTGCTCTACGTCATGTGGGGACTCGTGAAGTCCGTCCTCCTCGGATTCCTGGACCGCCCACCGAAAGGCGATCCACTTCTCGCCGTGGACGAGGCCGAGGCCAGTGCAGAAGTGCGTGACATGGACTACGGGGACCTTGGCCCCCGCAACGCGAACGACATTCACCTGCGAATCAATCAAGATCACATAGACACCGACCCCGACCAGGGTCTGGAGGAACCAGCTTGA
- the add gene encoding adenosine deaminase, with the protein MTATVEFCRSLPKAELHMHLDGSIRPATMLELARERDVGMPAGTAETLADYMLVSDAASLEEYLERFAVTLSIMQDADAIERIAYECVIDHASEQVRYVEVRFCPLLNTEMGLAPEEVLDAALRGMRRAERAAGASTRVRSQLIVCALRSHTAEHTLEVAELAVAFRNRGVCGFDIAGAEAGNPVADHKEAFDYAHAMGLPITIHAGEGFGAASIRQALELGHASRIGHGTRLYEDPALQGELRKKGIPLEVCLTSNVQTRVADSIAAHPVRSYVQDGIPVVLGTDNRLMSGVDLSDEYASAASAFGLDRTAIIGLARTAFEHAFVTPRERMTLLEDFDRAAAAL; encoded by the coding sequence GTGACGGCGACAGTCGAGTTCTGTCGGAGCCTTCCGAAGGCAGAACTCCACATGCATCTCGACGGGTCGATACGACCCGCGACGATGCTGGAGCTCGCGCGGGAACGAGACGTTGGGATGCCCGCGGGGACTGCAGAAACGCTGGCCGACTACATGCTGGTTTCAGACGCCGCCAGTCTCGAGGAATACCTAGAGCGCTTTGCCGTAACACTCTCGATCATGCAGGACGCCGACGCTATCGAGCGCATCGCGTACGAATGCGTGATCGACCATGCGAGTGAGCAGGTCCGCTACGTCGAGGTCCGGTTCTGCCCGCTGCTCAACACCGAGATGGGACTGGCCCCCGAGGAGGTCCTCGACGCCGCCCTTCGAGGAATGAGGCGTGCCGAGCGGGCCGCAGGAGCGTCCACTCGAGTGAGAAGTCAGCTCATCGTATGCGCGCTTCGTTCACATACCGCTGAGCATACGCTCGAAGTGGCGGAACTGGCCGTGGCCTTCAGGAACCGTGGGGTGTGCGGCTTCGATATCGCTGGAGCGGAGGCGGGAAACCCGGTGGCCGATCACAAGGAGGCGTTCGACTATGCCCACGCCATGGGGCTGCCGATCACGATACACGCCGGCGAGGGATTCGGAGCGGCGTCAATTCGGCAAGCCCTTGAGCTGGGACACGCGTCCAGGATCGGCCACGGCACACGTCTTTACGAAGACCCGGCGCTGCAGGGCGAGCTACGAAAGAAGGGCATTCCGCTCGAAGTGTGTCTGACTTCGAATGTTCAAACGCGCGTTGCGGATTCCATAGCGGCACATCCCGTCCGATCGTATGTCCAGGACGGGATTCCCGTCGTACTCGGGACTGACAACCGACTGATGTCGGGCGTTGATCTTTCGGATGAGTATGCGTCGGCGGCCTCAGCGTTCGGACTAGATCGAACCGCAATCATCGGGCTTGCCCGAACCGCGTTCGAGCACGCGTTCGTGACTCCGCGTGAACGGATGACACTGCTGGAAGACTTTGACCGGGCGGCCGCGGCCCTCTAG
- the miaB gene encoding tRNA (N6-isopentenyl adenosine(37)-C2)-methylthiotransferase MiaB, producing MTHESRVRRAYVETYGCQMNISDGELMEGILETGGYEIVRAPEDADVVLVNTCAIREHAERRVLGRVSQLNGLKRDRPDMLIGVTGCMAQRLGETLLEQAPYVDLVMGPDGYRGLPETLGRLERGEGEPVPPPPTASARQASKKRGPQLAVLQLDMDENYQGLEQRRTDGPTAWVPIQRGCDHRCTYCIVPYVRGGEKNRSALEILAEVRGLADQGVSEVTLLGQTVNSYVWDDVNFPQLLRDVARVDGIRRVRYTSPHPNDVSPELVEVMAMEPAVCEHLHLPAQAGNNRTLRRMLRRYTVESLLEKVDLIRTAMPGIALSTDIIVAFPGETEEEFRDTLDLMRTVRFDEAYTYKYSLREGTPATRLPAEDFVGPDEAQVRLQELIEVSRAIQAEINVSEVGRVEEVLIEGSGRDEGQIRGRTGRNKIVVFDGDPDRIGTYTQTLLERTSGATFAGSEVTSSAVEPVLA from the coding sequence ATGACCCACGAATCCAGAGTCCGCCGGGCGTACGTCGAAACGTACGGCTGCCAGATGAACATCAGCGATGGTGAGCTGATGGAGGGTATCCTTGAGACTGGAGGGTACGAGATCGTGCGTGCGCCAGAAGACGCGGACGTAGTGCTGGTGAACACGTGCGCGATCCGGGAGCACGCCGAGAGGCGTGTGCTGGGCCGGGTGTCGCAGTTGAACGGCCTGAAGCGCGACCGCCCCGACATGCTTATCGGTGTTACCGGTTGCATGGCGCAGCGCCTAGGCGAAACACTTCTCGAACAGGCCCCTTACGTCGATCTGGTCATGGGGCCTGACGGATATCGTGGCCTACCCGAGACTCTTGGACGTCTGGAGCGGGGTGAGGGCGAACCAGTCCCGCCCCCGCCCACGGCATCCGCACGTCAGGCGTCAAAGAAGCGCGGGCCGCAGCTCGCAGTGCTTCAGTTGGACATGGACGAGAACTACCAGGGACTTGAGCAGCGCAGAACCGACGGCCCTACCGCCTGGGTTCCGATTCAGCGGGGGTGTGACCACCGCTGCACCTATTGCATCGTGCCCTATGTGCGCGGTGGCGAGAAGAACCGTAGCGCGCTAGAAATTCTGGCTGAAGTTCGAGGGCTCGCCGATCAGGGTGTGTCCGAGGTCACGCTCCTCGGTCAGACCGTCAATTCGTACGTCTGGGACGACGTGAATTTTCCGCAGCTTCTCCGAGACGTCGCACGAGTCGACGGCATCCGGCGTGTCCGGTATACCTCGCCGCACCCGAACGATGTCTCACCGGAGTTGGTCGAGGTCATGGCCATGGAGCCGGCCGTGTGCGAGCACCTGCACTTGCCCGCTCAGGCAGGTAACAACCGAACGCTGAGGCGCATGCTTCGCCGCTACACGGTGGAGAGTCTGCTCGAGAAGGTTGATCTGATCCGCACCGCGATGCCGGGCATCGCATTGTCGACGGATATCATCGTCGCCTTCCCCGGTGAGACCGAGGAAGAGTTTCGAGACACTCTCGACCTGATGCGGACGGTGCGCTTCGATGAGGCGTATACGTACAAATACTCCTTGCGTGAGGGCACTCCGGCGACCCGTCTGCCTGCCGAGGATTTCGTCGGCCCCGACGAGGCTCAGGTGCGGCTTCAGGAATTGATCGAGGTCAGTCGGGCGATTCAGGCAGAAATCAACGTGAGCGAAGTGGGTCGCGTCGAAGAGGTGTTGATCGAGGGTAGTGGGCGGGACGAAGGCCAGATCCGTGGCCGGACAGGACGGAACAAGATCGTCGTGTTCGACGGAGACCCCGACCGGATCGGGACCTACACGCAGACGCTCCTCGAACGCACCTCCGGGGCCACGTTCGCCGGCTCGGAGGTCACCTCCTCCGCGGTGGAGCCGGTGCTCGCGTGA
- the fbp gene encoding class 1 fructose-bisphosphatase has translation MPADSHVVTISRFLVDAERRHPQATGAFTRLLHDIALAAKVIGREVNKAGLVDILGSAGDENVHGELVQKLDVFANNVMYRALDHTGLVACMASEENETFIPIPDKFPSGEYVVIYDPLDGSSNIDVNVSIGTIFSIHRKISTGERGTLEDCLQPGRSQVAAGYILYGSSTMLVYTTGAGVHGFTLDPSIGEFILSHPDMRMPEPPKKVYSVNEAYFARWTRGQQKLMVHLKTTGGFGSRYIGSLVADFHRTLLQGGLFMYPGELENPVGKLRLQYEASPMAMIAEQAGGRASTGTMDIMDVQPDSLHQRIPLYLGSKSLVDLADEMLAAES, from the coding sequence ATGCCTGCTGACAGCCACGTCGTCACGATTTCCCGGTTCTTGGTTGATGCCGAGCGTCGGCACCCTCAGGCGACCGGAGCCTTCACCCGTCTGCTTCACGACATCGCCCTCGCTGCTAAAGTGATTGGGCGTGAGGTGAATAAGGCGGGGCTGGTTGACATCCTCGGTTCGGCCGGCGACGAGAACGTCCATGGTGAGCTCGTTCAGAAGCTCGACGTGTTCGCGAACAACGTCATGTACCGGGCCCTCGATCATACGGGCCTCGTTGCCTGTATGGCCTCTGAGGAAAACGAGACCTTCATTCCGATTCCGGACAAATTCCCCTCCGGGGAGTACGTCGTTATCTACGATCCACTCGACGGATCGTCGAACATCGATGTGAATGTCTCGATTGGAACGATCTTCAGCATCCACCGGAAGATCTCGACGGGTGAGCGAGGCACGCTCGAAGATTGCCTCCAGCCGGGCAGGAGCCAGGTCGCCGCAGGATATATCCTCTACGGCTCGTCCACGATGCTCGTATACACCACGGGGGCTGGCGTGCATGGCTTCACGCTCGACCCATCGATCGGCGAGTTCATTCTCAGCCATCCCGACATGAGGATGCCGGAGCCGCCTAAGAAGGTGTACTCGGTCAACGAGGCGTACTTCGCACGCTGGACGCGCGGTCAGCAGAAGCTCATGGTCCACCTGAAGACGACGGGAGGCTTCGGTTCTCGGTACATCGGGTCGCTCGTCGCGGACTTCCATCGCACGCTGCTTCAGGGCGGCCTGTTTATGTACCCGGGAGAGTTGGAAAACCCGGTCGGGAAGCTGCGGCTCCAGTACGAGGCGTCGCCTATGGCGATGATCGCGGAGCAGGCGGGTGGACGGGCCAGCACCGGGACGATGGACATCATGGATGTTCAGCCGGACTCACTGCATCAGCGCATACCGCTGTACCTGGGCTCCAAGTCGTTAGTCGATCTCGCCGACGAGATGCTCGCGGCCGAGTCCTAG
- the purF gene encoding amidophosphoribosyltransferase, whose amino-acid sequence MPERELPVVTSNDPFETYELDDRPHDECGVVAISGIDGAAEQAFLAMYALQHRGQEAGGIVSFDGETSHIHKGGGLVSEIFRPEALARLNGRTAVGHVRYSTAGGSNVANIQPITARYARGDLALAHNGNLTNQIALRTRLVNEGAIFRSSSDSETLVHLIAKSRKDTVDSQIVDALGHLEGAFSVAVAVDDTIYAARDPRGFRPLILGKKDGGHVVVSETCALDILGAEYVRDLEPGEVIRVRGGDVEKVASLAEAPRPSPCIFELVYFARPDSRLWGVSVDRARRAFGRQLAKEHPVEADAIISVPDSANSAALGYAEESGIPFELGLLRNHYVGRTFIKPDQKDRDFGARMKYNPVREVLAGKRVVVVDDSLVRGTTVRSLVRMLRGVGAAEVHFRIGSPPVRHPCFYGIDMPTKAELIASRLGVPEIAGQLAVDSLGYLSLEGMVDAVEEAGPYCTACFSGDYPAPLVDVEMGLASAEGPTLGL is encoded by the coding sequence ATGCCTGAGCGCGAGTTGCCTGTCGTGACATCGAACGACCCTTTCGAGACCTACGAACTCGACGACCGGCCGCATGACGAATGCGGCGTGGTCGCCATCAGCGGAATCGATGGTGCGGCCGAGCAAGCCTTCCTCGCGATGTATGCGCTACAGCATCGCGGTCAGGAGGCTGGCGGCATCGTCTCATTCGATGGCGAGACATCCCACATTCACAAGGGTGGAGGACTTGTCTCGGAGATCTTTCGACCCGAAGCGCTGGCCAGGCTCAACGGCCGGACAGCCGTGGGACATGTGCGCTACTCGACGGCAGGGGGAAGCAACGTCGCCAACATCCAGCCAATCACTGCGCGATACGCGCGCGGTGATCTGGCCTTGGCGCACAACGGCAACCTGACTAATCAGATCGCGCTGCGGACTCGACTCGTCAATGAAGGAGCGATCTTCCGATCGTCTTCTGATTCGGAGACGCTGGTCCATCTGATCGCGAAGTCCCGCAAGGACACGGTTGATAGCCAAATCGTCGACGCTCTTGGGCACCTTGAAGGCGCCTTCTCAGTGGCCGTCGCGGTTGATGACACCATCTATGCGGCCCGCGACCCGAGGGGCTTCCGTCCCCTCATTCTCGGGAAGAAGGATGGCGGACACGTCGTCGTCTCAGAGACCTGCGCGCTGGACATACTCGGCGCCGAGTATGTGCGAGATCTCGAGCCCGGCGAGGTGATTCGTGTGCGGGGTGGAGACGTCGAGAAGGTCGCATCTCTCGCAGAAGCCCCACGCCCTTCACCATGCATCTTCGAGCTCGTGTACTTCGCGCGCCCGGACTCTCGTTTGTGGGGCGTCAGCGTGGACCGAGCCCGCCGTGCCTTTGGACGGCAACTCGCCAAAGAGCACCCGGTCGAGGCCGATGCAATCATTTCGGTTCCTGACAGCGCAAACTCCGCGGCGCTCGGATACGCCGAAGAAAGTGGTATTCCGTTCGAACTGGGCCTACTCAGAAATCATTACGTCGGCCGCACCTTTATCAAGCCGGACCAGAAAGACCGAGATTTTGGTGCACGAATGAAGTACAACCCCGTCCGTGAAGTACTTGCCGGCAAACGCGTGGTCGTTGTCGACGATTCGCTCGTGCGTGGGACTACGGTTCGAAGTCTCGTCCGCATGCTGCGAGGAGTGGGCGCTGCCGAAGTGCATTTCCGAATCGGGAGCCCCCCGGTGCGACATCCCTGCTTCTACGGCATCGACATGCCAACGAAGGCGGAACTGATCGCCTCGCGTCTCGGGGTCCCAGAAATCGCTGGACAACTCGCAGTGGACTCCCTGGGCTACCTCTCACTCGAAGGGATGGTGGACGCGGTCGAGGAAGCCGGCCCCTACTGTACGGCGTGCTTCTCCGGAGACTATCCTGCTCCCCTAGTTGATGTCGAAATGGGACTAGCGTCGGCAGAAGGACCGACCTTAGGTCTCTAG
- the purL gene encoding phosphoribosylformylglycinamidine synthase subunit PurL, with protein sequence MSQADGNAPATSVPPRDGDPEITAEVVADHGLSESEYEKVLAIMGRTPTFTELGVFSAMWSEHCGYKNSKRLLSTLPTKAPWVIQGPGENAGVIDVGDGYALAFKIESHNHPSAVEPYQGAATGVGGILRDIFTMGARPVAVLDSLRFGDLDSGRVRYLFSGVVSGVGDYGNCIGVPNIGGEVAFDRGYEGNPIVNAMCLGLMKHDELITASASGTGSPIMAVGARTGRDGIHGATFASEELSEDSDESSRPQVQVGDPFTEKLLLEASLELIASGAISGIQDMGAAGITSSASEMAGRGGSGIEMEMTDVPIREVGMTPYEILLSESQERMLVVAHVGQEAEVHRILEKWELEAAVIGRVTDDGMFRVMENGKVVADIPALPLTDGCPTYEREGVESAEIKALREMDLSEHLIPGGDLSKRFLLLIGSPNVASKQWIYHQYDTTVRTATAVRPGGDSGVIRIRGTNRAVAATTDCNGRFVYLEPRTGAMAAVAEAARNLVCVGATPTAITNNLNFGNPLKAHIYYQLREAVQGMSEACSAFETPVTGGNVSLFNETDGQAIYPTPVIGMVGVIDDVSKIMRQPFQTAGDDIVLLGVNTGEIGGSEYLYVTADLVAGVPPSVDLDGERMLQRAVLKMIDQEVLNSAHDCSEGGLASALAECALGNGGEPFGLEASLDEDLRPVVSLFGESHGRIIVSCDPAKTDEVLRIAGIHAVPAKRLGTVCEAESGFSLHVRDGVVSCSMTDIARAYFDAIPNIMNTSSDSGA encoded by the coding sequence GTGAGCCAAGCCGACGGCAATGCCCCGGCCACATCGGTCCCTCCCCGCGACGGCGACCCAGAGATCACTGCTGAGGTCGTCGCCGACCACGGCCTCTCCGAGAGTGAATACGAGAAGGTCCTAGCGATCATGGGCCGCACCCCGACTTTCACCGAGCTAGGCGTGTTCAGTGCGATGTGGTCCGAACACTGCGGCTACAAGAACTCCAAGCGACTTCTGAGTACCCTTCCGACCAAGGCTCCATGGGTCATCCAGGGGCCCGGTGAGAACGCGGGTGTCATCGACGTTGGCGACGGGTACGCTCTAGCCTTCAAGATCGAGTCGCACAATCACCCGTCTGCAGTCGAGCCCTATCAGGGCGCGGCCACCGGCGTCGGCGGGATCCTCAGGGACATCTTCACGATGGGAGCGCGCCCCGTCGCAGTGTTGGATTCGCTCCGATTCGGAGATCTGGACAGTGGACGCGTCCGCTACCTCTTCAGTGGGGTCGTGAGCGGTGTCGGAGACTATGGCAACTGCATCGGTGTGCCGAACATCGGCGGAGAAGTCGCCTTCGACCGAGGGTACGAGGGCAACCCGATCGTCAACGCGATGTGCCTAGGCCTGATGAAGCACGACGAGCTGATTACAGCCTCGGCTTCCGGGACAGGAAGCCCGATCATGGCCGTCGGTGCTCGTACAGGGCGTGACGGAATCCACGGCGCCACATTCGCGAGCGAGGAACTCAGCGAGGACTCGGATGAATCGAGTCGTCCCCAGGTTCAGGTCGGAGATCCGTTCACCGAAAAGCTACTTCTCGAAGCCTCGCTCGAGCTGATCGCGAGCGGGGCCATCTCCGGGATCCAGGACATGGGAGCCGCCGGCATCACGTCGTCGGCTTCGGAAATGGCCGGACGAGGCGGAAGTGGCATCGAGATGGAGATGACGGACGTTCCGATCCGCGAAGTGGGAATGACGCCGTACGAGATTCTTCTTTCGGAGTCCCAAGAGCGGATGCTCGTGGTCGCGCACGTTGGCCAGGAGGCCGAAGTGCATCGAATTCTCGAGAAGTGGGAACTTGAGGCCGCGGTCATCGGGCGAGTCACGGACGACGGCATGTTCCGGGTCATGGAAAACGGTAAGGTCGTTGCGGATATCCCTGCTCTGCCCCTCACCGACGGATGCCCAACGTACGAGCGAGAGGGAGTCGAGTCGGCGGAGATCAAAGCCCTTCGTGAGATGGACCTCAGCGAGCACCTGATCCCGGGAGGAGACCTGAGCAAGAGATTCCTGCTGCTGATCGGGTCACCGAACGTCGCGTCGAAGCAGTGGATCTACCATCAGTACGACACGACTGTGCGGACCGCGACTGCCGTTCGACCAGGTGGAGACTCCGGGGTCATCCGCATAAGAGGTACGAACCGCGCGGTGGCCGCCACGACTGACTGCAACGGTCGCTTCGTCTATCTCGAGCCAAGGACCGGCGCGATGGCGGCGGTTGCCGAGGCCGCACGGAATCTGGTGTGCGTCGGGGCCACGCCGACGGCGATCACAAACAATCTGAATTTTGGAAACCCGCTCAAGGCGCACATTTACTATCAGCTCCGCGAGGCGGTTCAGGGCATGAGTGAGGCGTGCAGCGCTTTTGAGACACCCGTGACCGGCGGAAACGTCTCGCTCTTCAACGAGACCGACGGTCAGGCGATTTATCCCACACCCGTTATCGGAATGGTAGGTGTCATCGACGACGTCTCGAAGATCATGCGTCAGCCCTTCCAGACAGCCGGTGACGACATCGTCCTGCTTGGTGTGAATACTGGCGAGATCGGTGGCTCAGAGTACCTCTACGTGACCGCAGACCTCGTGGCAGGAGTGCCACCGTCCGTAGATCTCGACGGCGAACGCATGCTCCAGCGCGCGGTACTCAAAATGATCGATCAAGAAGTGCTCAATTCTGCACATGACTGTTCCGAGGGCGGACTCGCAAGCGCGCTCGCAGAGTGTGCGCTGGGTAACGGTGGGGAGCCGTTCGGCCTCGAGGCGTCACTCGACGAGGATCTTCGCCCGGTGGTCAGCCTCTTCGGTGAGTCACATGGCCGGATCATCGTCTCGTGCGACCCGGCCAAGACCGACGAAGTGCTCCGGATCGCCGGAATACACGCGGTCCCAGCCAAACGTCTGGGCACCGTCTGCGAGGCGGAGAGTGGATTCTCGCTCCACGTCAGGGACGGTGTTGTCTCGTGCTCAATGACGGACATTGCCCGTGCTTATTTCGACGCTATTCCCAACATCATGAACACCTCGTCGGATTCTGGAGCCTAA
- the purS gene encoding phosphoribosylformylglycinamidine synthase subunit PurS, which yields MSQYRLEVRIKPRPGLLDPQGKAIHHSLNSLGWDGVQDVRVGKAIYIDIDSDSEAAAMEAAEAMCRKLLANPVTEDYEVAMVGKLEGSGA from the coding sequence TTGAGCCAGTACCGTCTCGAAGTCCGCATCAAACCCCGCCCCGGACTTCTCGACCCACAGGGCAAGGCCATTCATCACTCTCTAAATTCGCTGGGATGGGATGGCGTCCAGGACGTCCGTGTCGGGAAGGCCATTTACATCGACATCGATTCCGACTCCGAAGCTGCCGCCATGGAGGCCGCCGAGGCGATGTGCCGAAAGCTTCTGGCGAACCCGGTCACCGAGGACTACGAGGTGGCGATGGTTGGCAAACTGGAAGGCTCAGGGGCATGA